The DNA window TTGcatgattttttatttttatggcACCTGGACCTTCTTACTCTGAACCGTTTAAACCTCGCATACAAGTTGTAGAATAAGTACCCAtcaatctcctacttgaaaagCTGGCCCATCTTTGGTTCCAGAATAGAAGGATCTGAATAAAGATCTGGTATATCTCCAAGGTCTTCATCATTCTCACCACTATAGAATGAAGAAGACAAGATGAAAGCTTAATCCTCATTAAGTAATTCTAATCCTTCTACGGATGTATACAAGTCCGCAAAATGAGAATGAATGAGATCGAGTTACATACTTTCCCAACAGAACCAATTGAAATAAGTCATCATGTACAGCATCTCCAGCGCAATCAACAATTGGTCCGTCTTCTAGCAATCAGACACCAGGTGCCCCCTGATCATCTGTCGTCATGATCGGACCTCCGGCGACGTCAGCACTCCCTGCACTCTTACCTTCTTCCTCAGTCTCCAGCTCCGCGTGGCCATGGTGAGGTGCTTCCTCGAATGCCTCATAAGCTGAACCATCATTGCTAGCATCCATACCCCGCACCTCCATCGCCCGCACCGGAATGCTGCCATCTCTTCGCACCCAAGTCAATGGCAACACAGGTGCAGATGTCATGCCCAGTTTATCGCTGTTCAAATATACTTCTACCCGCACAGTTCGCAACCACgagtgcatgcatgcatacacTACTAACCATGTTCGCTTATCTCGGGAAAAACAACTAACCTCCCCGTTTCTAAGTGCTTGCAGGGACCACCTTTTCAAGTTTTAAATTTATAACGAGCCAACTGTTCCCTGCATACATGAGATGCCCAACCACACCGTACAGATAGTTGACTCAGGAGCTCCGGATCACTTCTTTTCACATCATCCACCATGCATTTAATTTCTTAGTGAATATTACGAGGTCAGAATATTATTCATCAAGTACATATTGTTCAACACAAGCTCCAAACGTTTATTCTGCCACATGGACCATGTGGTCGTTCCAACATAAGCTGTGAATGCCGCACCTTATAATAATAATTTTGGTATAATACACTCAGATATATGATAAATAACGACAACATGCACTCTGAAAAGTGATGAATTCCAACCCAAATGATTtagtaaaaaaaatatttttattcaGGAAATTAGATCTTGATAGCATACAAATTGACTTCGACTGACCCAGACATACTAACCAGATTTGACCTGCCCCATCTGAACTAAGTAAATAGAAATTATATAAGTAAATCAAATTTCGACAAAAAATCTACTAGTTCATCGGAGTCTACGAACTCCTGACAAATTTCCTTAAAACAGCTCCTTTCCGTATGAGAAATCTATGGTACAAAATAAGCCGGTGATGCCTGATCCTTCATCTTGTGCCACATGCAAGCCTTTGCAGGAGTATCTGCTCGTACCTCGCCACCATGATCCTCCACATGACCATCATCATCGTCAATGATAACAACACTGTCACGGACACAAAAAAAATAAATGGGTCACATGCTGTTGAAAATGAGGAAGTAATCCAGCATcaataatataaaaataaatctGGAAACAATAATATGACACGTTTCTACCTTGCTGCAGAGGTCCCAATGGTGATGCAGTATGGCTTGGGCAAAGAATCTCACAGTGGCCTTGTCCACCACACTTCCAGCAAATCCTGGTTGGGAGCCGAAATCACGCTGCCGAACGGCCACACATAACACGGTTGTGTCCTGGCAACCCGCACTTGCCGCAATACCTCTGCCATGGAAGAACCCTAGATCAGTTTGCCGGAGCCTGACTAGCATCAACGCCCACCTGCTTCGGCGGCATACTCCCCCTCAAAACATGCCTGCAATAAAGGCAGGTTATTCACAGTGGCAACATACATGCAGAATATTCTTGATCAAACGAAACTAGGCAGGCAACAAGCAGCCATGGAGGAATCTGTGCGTTACATACCTTCTCCATGATATTTGATGCTCATAACCAACCGCACGACCTCCCTGTTCGATGATCTCTCCCATGTCCTCCTCCTCCATACTACCAGGTGCCATGATGGAGGGATTAGGATTTTCTAGCAATGATCTGGACGGACGAAACATACTTCTCGACGACGTCCAGCTCGAGGATACATATAGATGGAGAAATCCATCGAACGATAAGCACGGCCCGATCCGATATTGATGCAGTATTTCCGAACGGCACGTGATTTTTTCAGTATACAAATCACGTGGGTatttccctccctccctccgtaCGTACGTGCGCCAGTATGCGGAACAAGATTGGAACCTGTTAGTTAGTGCTAGGGGTACCCGGATTGACCTGCGGAGACCATATACCTATAGTAGTAGAGTAGGGAAAacctataatatatatatatatatatatatatatatatatatatatatattgggtGCAAATAAATTGCGTTTCTGAACCGAACAAACTTACCTCAACACTTCGCTACAAGGATTATATTGAGACAAGGCGTCATTATTCCATTAGATGCCAAATCAGCATAAAATCAGTATTTTTCATACAAATCTAGGGATATCAAGTTTGTATCATAAAATTAtatattaaaaataaaataattttcCCTAATGTTTACTAAACAATTTTAAAGAAACTTTTGGCTTCACTTTTAGCATTAAATTCTTACTAAATTTAGAAGTCAATAATGAAGACTGTAAGCAgaatttttatttttaatatGATTCATACCTTGAACGGAGATGAAAATCGATATGACAAAGGTGAGCATATATATGTACTATATGCAAGTACATTTTCTGTAACCCCCTTAACAACCATCCTTTACTACCACACACGCAAATTCATAAAACATAAAATTAAAATTACAAGCATCCACTGAATCAAATACTCCAGGTAATTAATAAGAGAACAAGCATACATCAGGCCTTCTCCATTGAAGCTAAGCAGGCCATTTGTATGCCTTGCGGCTCAACACCAGTTCCGGGCCTTCTGCTGCCACCACTGCCGGAGCTCGTGCGGGTTGCCAGCTGAGCTCTGGTTCTTCCACAGCATCGCGGATGGCAGGAGGTGCGGCCGTTCGTTCTGCATGCCGAACGCAGAGCGGCACATGTCCCGGTAGGACAGCGTGGTGCCCGacgcggccacgcggggcaacCGCTCCTGCATCCGCTCCCGCTGCTCGAAGTAGTCGATGAAGCCCTTGCAGATGATGTCCCGCTGGTGCACGTACAGGTTGGGCACCCACGGCGACAGCTGCTCGAACTGTTCCTCCATGTTATTCTTGTGGGGCTTGAGAACTTTCCCGAGTCCGTGCTTGAGGATGTAGCTCGTGGTGCGCAGACCCCTCGTCGCCACCTCCGCCATGGGCAGCTTGTTGTCGATCACCGCAGGCAGCGATACCTGTGGTGGGTTGAATAGGAAGGTCGGGATGTTCAGCCCCCTTTGGGTCATCATGTGACGCCCCACGTCCAGCGCTATGGACGACGCGCCAAGCGAGTGCCCCGCCAGCCACACCATGCAGCTGctgccggcggcgccgccgctggGCATGGCGGAGTCCAGGAATTTGCCGACCTCCTCGCGCGCATGGCTGAAGCGGCCGCAGCTGTGTGCGCGTTGAGCAGGATTCTGAGGTCGAGGCGCATGTCGCCCAGATTTGTGGCATCCCGTCGCATGGTGCCCCGGAAGGCGACGACGTAGCTCGGAGCCGACGGGTGCCGGCGCGGGCCGTCCGGTGGCACATACTCGAAGATGACTCCGTAGGTGAAGCGCGGGCTTCTGCCTGCAACGATGTGCCGGCCAACCTGGCACAAGACGCATTCGCACTCACACGCAAGCACGCGGAACCGGCGGAAGTGGAAGCTCTCCCACCACGCCGGGGCGAGCGCGAGCGCCTCCTCGCATGTGTCGTCGTCGCCGGCCTCGCGCAACTTGGTTCGCTCGCTCTCCAGAACGTAAGTGCCTTTAATAAGACAGGCGGTGATGCACCGGCGGTGCTCCTCGTTGTCCCTGAAATCATAAATACACACGTCACGGTTGATATGGCCATTGGCTTCCAGCATGATATCTAGCTTAGCAACTAACGCAGTAACGCGTCGTATGAGATTCTATAAGAGACCGATCGTTCAAAGAGATTAGAGACCAGCAGTGGTTGATAATCTTACTGTTAGGTTTCTTTTAAAGCCTCCACGTGAAGCCACCTAGAATCTAAGGGGGACACTCTAAAAAAGTAGAGAAATTCTAGAAATTCTCACAAAAATCAGAAACATCCAGCCATCAATCTGAtaactctaatcataatagtcaTTGAATCTATTATCTTTCCTAATAAATTATCTACCTCTGCTGCTAATAAAATAGactaaagtaacccctaaatttgcatataaattatccaattatgTCATTATTAAAAAttaaagtaacccctaaatttgagtctaaattatataattacaACAAAGTATTAAAGTGCACCAacataaaattctaaattactatttctatcattattgatatattatttatgttattgtttATATAAACATACTACCCACGATATGTGTAACCATGTATTCATATAAatggaagagataagaataccAATTCGCAAAAAAATAATTCAATTAAATATACATTAAACACACATGGATGTGtgatgcaaaataaaatctattgcaactagataataataaatatgtattttagattatgtgttagaatatttaatagataaAAGAGGGCatgagatagataattataattattatctATAAatcttatttttatattaattctaattagctCTTGCGAGAGAACGGGTTGATAGGCTAGTTAACTATATAATGCCACTgctccctccatcccaaattatCTTTCGCTTTATTTTTATTATGCATAATAAGTTGAATTTCTCTAATTTTAATCCAATTTACAGAAAAAGGCATCAATATCTGAAAATTAAATTAATTCCATTGAATTCACCATAAAATATATCTTGATAGTGCATTTATTTGCTATTGTATATGTTATtaattttttctataaatttaatCAAAGCTTAAGATTTTCTTAAGAGGACAAAGTTTAAGAAATATGACTAATAAAGATAGAGCTAAAACGAACTATAATTCGAAACAGAGGGAGTATATAACTTTGAGCGAATGCGTAAGCTACACCAAGGCAAGCAGAGTGCATGAAAGCATGCTACATGCATACCAGTCTATCTCAGTTGTGTTGGTTGGAGAAGAGCCAGCTTCAGCTTTTGGCATCATATGCCTCGGGCCTGTGAAGGCGAACCCCTTGCTGGAATCCATGGTTCAATGCAACCTACGACTAGCTTGGGATCGGAACCGAAGGCACGCCGGCAAAGGTTAGTTGGCCGATCAAGGCACAGGAATTGCAGTAGGCTACTGCTGGTCTCTGCTTGTTCTTTCGCTTTTTGTTGTGAAAGAGGTAGCCCTGTATGCTGTAGATTTATAGGCATAGGGACTGGCATGGCTGGGCCGGGGCCTGCGGTATTTGCAGATTGCAACGACCGTTAGCGCCTCTTGTACAACTTGCGACACAGTTTATGGTCACGCTTAAAAATAAGGGCGGGAAGCTGTGGTTGCTACGTAATAGATACATCAACTTGGGGAGCTTCGCATCTCTTTATCCAGAAGCTGACGAAAGGAAGAGATGTCGAGACCCTGTCAAAATGCACGTATATTTTTGGCTCCTATGGCTACATTATTCGGTTGCTCAAAAGTTACTCGTATTGGTGGAAGCGCCTAATTACTGGCAAACATCTATCGCCCGCCCACTCGTGACCTTGTTCGCGTAGTGAATGCAATTCTGAAAGTTGTAATAAGGTTATTATTCTTTCGGATCATGCTCACGGAAAGAGAGCAAGTTCTTTGTGGTGGAACCTGTACATTCGGATTCGAGTGAGTCCTGCCTGTAGCACACTAGATAAGGCAAAAGAAAAGCTCAATAATGCACTTGTAGCCCAAAATAATAGTACGAACAATCCAAAGAATAAACCTCTTGCGTGACAGAAAAAGCTATGCATAAAGTCCGCGACGACTTCATAGTTGGTTCGCGTCACACAAGTCCTGGCCTGGGTCCATGCACGAACTAGGTCAAAGGAGGAACTGAAAAGCGGATCTAATTATCAGAAGCCCATCCATTAGATGCCGTCTTCCGTGTTCAAATTGTATCTACTATAAGTGGGAACAACTGAAGTCTCTGTCAATGCACCTTGATTAGCACAAGTGGCGCAACTATCAGCACATGCATGTACGTATAGGAGAGCTTGGTATTTATAGAATAAATCAAGTTGTGTTTGTCTTTGCACTGATATTCCGAAGAGAATTGGTTATTTTACCTGGGAAAAAGGGCAGGTCAACGTACGGGGCACACCGACGTACTATAGTACGTACCGGCTGCTCTAAGCATGTAGTAATGATGTGATGCCCGGCAGGTACTGCTGCCAAATGACCAAGTCATTTGCCCCCGTACACGTTTTCTAACTGCTCCCTGTCGCACATACGCCCTCGCCCTCCTCTAATTTCTGATGGTTACTCTTCCCATTATAAATTATTGACAATTTTAACTTCTCTCTATATCCAGGTGAAGTGAGAGTTGAGTAAAAAATAGTGATGAGAATAGCGATGTTATTTACCAGGTGATTATTAACTTTTAATCCCTATGTTATCCCCTTGAACAAAAGATTTTACCATTGGCACCAAATTGGGTCGAAACTGCTTGAATAAAAGGATAATAATAGCGACAAATTTCATTTTCCAAATAAAAGGAAATTGCGATGAATTACTGTGCAAATTTTGCTCGAAGATTTTTTTTTCTAACTTCAAGAGTTCGTCGGGAGATGATAGCAGCTTATGCTTCATATTTGTATCGTTTGTGGCTCAAGTCCAGCTCTTCGTCCGGCTTCCACCAGTGCTTGAGCTTGTGCGCGTGACAAAGGCCGCCGATCTCCGTTGAGTTCTTCCACAGCCTCGCCGACGGCAGAAGGTGCTGCTGTACCCTCTGCTCCTCGTTGTCGTCGTCAGCGCTCTGGCCCCCGGTGTTGCGGACCATGTCCCAGAACGAGTGTTTCATCCCTGACTGGGCTAGCGGCTGTAGGATTACGGGGCACTTCGCCTTCATCTTCTCCCGCCCctcgaagtagtcgatgtagcccCGGCAGATGACGTCGTCCTTGTGCACGAACAGCTCCGGCACCCATGCCCCCAGCCTCCGGAACAGGGCCTCCATCCTCTTGTCGTGGGGCCTCATGAGCGTGCGCGCGGCCGCCCCCTTCGCCATGGATTTCACGAGGCACCAGTACTCCGGCAGCCACGCGGCCGCCAGGGACACGCGCGGCGGGTTGAAGAGGAAGGTCGGGAGGTTGAGCTCCCCGTGGACCATCATGTGACGCCCCACGTGGAGCGCCACCGACGCGCCGAGCGAGTGCCCGGCGAGccagacgccgccgccgccgctcccgccgtTGCTCTCCAGGAGCTCCGCGACCTCCTCGCGCGCCCTGCGGAAGCGCTCGCACGTGTCCTGCTTGCTGAGGATGACGCTGAGGTCGTCTCTGAAGTCGTGGATCGCCGCGGGCAACGACCGCTTGGTGCCCCGGAAGGCGACGATGAACCGTGGTAGAGGCGGGGAAgcggccggagatggcgccGTAGATGAAGGGCTCTCCGGCGGCACGTGCTCGAAGATGGCGCCGTAGATGAAGGGCTGGTTGGCCCCGAGGCGCTGGCGGAGCACGCACCTGCAGGAACAGTCACACAGGAGCGTTTTGCGCAGGCGCAGGCGGAAGCTGCTCCAccacggcggcgcgcgcgcgtcggGCGTCCCCTGCCTCCCCTCGGCCCGGTCACTCTCCAGGATGGAGGTGCCCTTCACAAGGCAGGCGATGGCGCAGCGGCGGTGCTCCTCCTTGCCCCTGAATGAAACCATACAATGTGGTTGGCATGCCATTGAGAGCGTCAGATCATATTCTACATTTCTAGCTACTTGCTGCAGTCGATCCAAAAAGCAGAATGCACATACCAGTCAACCTCAAAAAGATGCTTGGGGCCGGACTTGGCGAAGCATTCCTTGTCTGAATTACCCATTGTTCAGTTCAGTGCGATCGAGCGGCAGGATCGGAGGCACCGGCGGTGACGATCAGCCAGCGACACCAACGACAAACAATCTGCAAATGAACAGAGCTAGGGAGGCAGTGATGCAgaagagcaagctgcaaagtGCCTAGTACGTGCGTCTCTGCTCATGCTTGTGCTTTTGCTAGCTTCGCCGTGGAAAGGCCGAGCCATGTGTGCGTAGCTGCAAATCTGATTTCTATCACACCGCGCCGTGTCTCGGCCGAAAATTTCAATGCGAGATGTGGTACCCAATTGAGGAGAAGAAACGGCCAAACTTGAGGGACCTGTGTGCCTACTCAGATCCTGTTGGCCGACCCCTTCGCCACACCACAGTACACGTCCCGGTGTTGAGAATTTGCAAGCTCAGTGTGCAGGACCCCGGTCAATGGCCCACGTTTGTTGCAGGCTGGACCTGAGCCAAGTCAGCCAAGTCCGTGGCTCTCGCCGACCGTCCGTGCAGCGCCAGCAGGGATACGGTTGCCAGGTCGCTGAAACAGCCCGTCGTCGTTTGGGCGGACATGAGCGATCTGCCGGGACACCTCTCGTCTAGATGTGGAAATTCCGAGTAGCCATGCGGCGGACAtcgtcttttttttttttttgaacgaaCAACACTCTGTGGCGGATGTCAACACCCAGCAGGGCAGAAAGGTCTCCGTCCGTATTGCTTTGCACTGGAGGTTAGGGTGGGACCCGCTCGCCATTGCGGTGACTGGTGAAGCATCTCCACCGAaagattctttttttttccccacCAGGGAATTGTATATGAGCGCCGGAGCTGAAAGCCTCCCATTGTGCCGGCTCGGGAAACCAGCACAGAGGAAGATTAAGCGTTTTACTAACGGATAAAGTGCTCTCTAGTAGTGACAATTCATATTTtttctgaaaaaaaaagaaaaccatGAATGGATTGCAGACCGTCCACATGCATGCATTTTGTTAACCTTTCTGGTCAACAGGCCGTCCTCTTCCACCACAAATCAAAATTCgtaaagcataccaaaacttcTGAAGTTACAAACACCCTCTGAGTCAAATAGATTGCAGACCGAACAAGCACACAAGACATTCAAGGCCACGTGTATCGCTTGGGGCTCAGCACCAGCTTCTTCGAGTCCGAGCCTTGGGGCTCCCACACTGCCAGAGCCCGTGCCCGTCGCCGTGCCGGCTCCGGTTCTTCCACACCATCGCCCGATGGTAAGAGGTGCGGCCGTTCCTTCTGCATGCCGAACACAGAGAGGCGCATGTCCCGGTACGACAGCGTGGTGCCCGACGCGGCCACGCTGCTCGAAGTAGTCGATGAAGCCCTTGCATATGGGGTCCTCCGGGTGCACGTACAGGTTCGGCACCCACGGGCTCAGCTTCCGGAACAGCTCGTCCAT is part of the Panicum hallii strain FIL2 chromosome 2, PHallii_v3.1, whole genome shotgun sequence genome and encodes:
- the LOC112881248 gene encoding GDSL esterase/lipase At4g10955-like, whose protein sequence is MGNSDKECFAKSGPKHLFEVDWGKEEHRRCAIACLVKGTSILESDRAEGRQGTPDARAPPWWSSFRLRLRKTLLCDCSCRCVLRQRLGANQPFIYGAIFEHVPPESPSSTAPSPAASPPLPRFIVAFRGTKRSLPAAIHDFRDDLSVILSKQDTCERFRRAREEVAELLESNGGSGGGGVWLAGHSLGASVALHVGRHMMVHGELNLPTFLFNPPRVSLAAAWLPEYWCLVKSMAKGAAARTLMRPHDKRMEALFRRLGAWVPELFVHKDDVICRGYIDYFEGREKMKAKCPVILQPLAQSGMKHSFWDMVRNTGGQSADDDNEEQRVQQHLLPSARLWKNSTEIGGLCHAHKLKHWWKPDEELDLSHKRYKYEA